From the genome of Neomonachus schauinslandi chromosome 5, ASM220157v2, whole genome shotgun sequence, one region includes:
- the TNFRSF1A gene encoding tumor necrosis factor receptor superfamily member 1A, with protein MGLPTVPGPLLPLVLLALLVEIYPLRVTALVPHLRDREKRAILCPQGKYIHPRDNSICCTKCHKGTYLYNDCPGLGLDTDCRECENGTFTASENHLRQCLSCSKCRKEMNQVEISPCTVYRDTVCGCRENQYGHYWSETLFQCVNCSLCPNGTVQISCKERQNTVCTCHAGFFLRENECVSCVHCKKNTECTKWCLPPVETVKVPQDPGTAVLLPLVIFFGICVLSFIGVMCRYQWQKPRFFSIVCGKSTPTKEGEPETLASVAGFSPTPSFSPTTGFSPIPNPTFSPRSVFTPSDWSKFRAASVSGEMASPYQEAGPILTAAPASTPIPTPAQKWEDSTHTQRPEADPADPVTLYAVVDGVPPSRWKEFVRRLGLSEHEIERLELQNGRCLREAHYSMLAAWRRRTPRREATLELLGRVLRDMDLLGCLEDIEEALCAPASVSPAPRLLR; from the exons ATGGGCCTCCCCACCGTGCCTGGCCCGCTGCTGCCACTG GTGCTCCTGGCTCTGTTGGTGGAAATATACCCCTTAAGGGTTACGGCACTGGTCCCTCACCTCAGGGACCGGGAGAAGAGAGCTATTCTGTGTCCCCAAGGAAAATATATTCACCCTCGAGATAATTCCATTTGCTGTACAAAGTGCCACAAAG GGACCTACCTGTATAATGACTGTCCCGGCCTAGGGCTGGACACGGACTGCAGGGAATGTGAAAATGGCACCTTCACAGCTTCCGAGAACCACCTCAGACAGTGCCTCAGCTGCTCCAAATGCCGAAAAG AAATGAACCAAGTGGAGATTTCTCCTTGCACCGTGTACCGGGACACTGTGTGCGGCTGCCGGGAGAACCAGTACGGGCATTACTGGAGTGAAACCCTTTTCCAGTGCGTGAACTGCAGCCTCTGCCCCAATGGCACGGTGCAGATCTCCT GCAAGGAGAGACAGAACACCGTGTGCACCTGCCACGCGGGCTTCTTTCTAAGAGAGAATGAATGCGTCTCTTGTGTTCA CTGTAAGAAAAACACAGAGTGCACGAAGTGGTGTCTACCCCCCGTGGAAACGGTTAAGGTCCCTCAGGACCCAG GTACTGCAGTGCTGTTGCCCCTGGTGATCTTCTTTGGCATTTGCGTTTTATCCTTCATCGGTGTAATGTGCCGCTACCAATGGCAGAAGCCCAGGTTCTTCTCCATTG tttgTGGGAAATCGACACCTACAAAGGAG GGGGAGCCTGAGACCCTGGCCTCGGTTGCAGGTTTCAGTCCCACCCCGAGCTTCAGTCCCACCACGGGCTTCAGTCCCATCCCCAACCCCACCTTCAGCCCCAGGTCCGTCTTCACCCCTAGTGACTGGTCTAAGTTCAGGGCTGCATCAGTCTCTGGAGAGATGGCCTCACCCTACCAGGAGGCCGGCCCCATCCTCACCGCGGCTCCAGcgtccacccccatccccacccctgctcagaAGTGGGAGGACAGCACCCACACTCAGCGCCCAGAAG CCGACCCAGCGGACCCGGTGACGCTGTATGCCGTGGTGGACGGCGTGCCCCCGTCGCGCTGGAAGGAGTTCGTGCGGCGGCTGGGGCTGAGCGAGCACGAGATCGAGCGGCTGGAGCTGCAGAACGGGCGCTGCCTGCGGGAGGCGCACTACAGCATGCTGGCGGCCTGGCGGCGGCGTACGCCGCGGCGCGAGGCCACGCTGGAGCTGCTGGGCCGCGTGCTCCGCGACATGGACCTCCTCGGCTGCCTGGAGGACATCGAGGAGGCGCTGTGCGCCCCCGCCTCCGTCTCGCCGGCGCCCCGCCTCCTGCGATGA